A single window of Microbispora hainanensis DNA harbors:
- a CDS encoding (deoxy)nucleoside triphosphate pyrophosphohydrolase, with product MTGPRLVVGAAIVEGGRLLAAQRAEPPALRGGWEFPGGKVDPGEDEHAALVRECVEELGVEVALGRRVGGDWPLHGDWVMRVWLATVVTGVPRPLEHLALRWLEPHELYDVPWLPADLPVVAAIEKMLPNHGG from the coding sequence GTGACGGGCCCGCGTCTCGTCGTCGGCGCCGCGATCGTCGAGGGCGGCCGTCTCCTCGCCGCCCAGCGGGCCGAGCCCCCGGCGCTGCGCGGGGGCTGGGAGTTCCCCGGAGGCAAGGTCGACCCGGGGGAGGACGAGCACGCGGCGTTGGTGCGCGAGTGCGTCGAGGAGCTCGGGGTCGAGGTCGCCCTCGGACGCCGGGTCGGCGGCGACTGGCCCCTGCACGGCGACTGGGTGATGCGTGTGTGGCTCGCGACCGTCGTCACGGGTGTGCCCCGCCCGCTGGAGCACCTCGCGCTGCGCTGGCTGGAGCCGCACGAGCTCTACGACGTCCCCTGGCTTCCCGCGGATCTGCCGGTCGTCGCCGCGATCGAGAAAATGCTGCCGAATCACGGCGGATAG
- a CDS encoding TcpE family conjugal transfer membrane protein, producing the protein MDLPTYTNIWRIEKRLYKLYDLRLPMPLPVVWIGVFVGVSVPWWVFLYLIGLPFEAPWHVIYLVPPGVLTWLSTRPVIESKRLTELLQSQLRYMSEPRTWCRMAPFDEPDEVTLTARVWRTTPPVAAPQARAERKARRAVSVKVPVPKVSRSGARPASRAAARAGAHQVDPSRVVRPAVAAAAAAAAPVADAPPAPLSRSGAASRAGATGERVVYLTQPPAPPAPSASPVSSAPPLPSASPAPPLPAASSVSSVPPPPPPSPTELEREREPQELHESREESHEPGPVHAAVQDPMQDSTQGTVQGTVQGTVLDAVQGTVLDAVQGTVLDAVQDSAHGAVQDSGQGAAPAPVEHAPLAAAESAAPAEASEAPAAPHAVPPIGTETLRRLRRLAASAEPRPQPGPEPGPQPRLEQAPEPRPEQTPEPHAVRSSGAASFTEPELELEPGPLPEPEPESAAVERAHAADAADAPRRPAEDAGRAPMARETTARETTARETTARETTAQHAAEALAQHRKGRPPRLVRPRVPVGTESDAAGEPAGEVPVVHAATEAASPASMAPIETLEPAGEAPVVHAATEAAPPAPPQPLAPQAPPALPEPLEPAADVSTASRPASQPETRDTPAREAAHHTGARPYESAAGTVGTPRSAGAAGSAGTAGVSIRAVPVGPRAAGPAGPARPSLPTPGTPTPGRPAHEEPPRLRRVEAVVGRDTSGGWRRLAQVVVGGSRTDGMEVDEARTRIPLTTSRRIMVLGCTGGAGQTTTALMLGHTLARYRDDRVLALDANTGEDTLTTRIAAESPETLSSLIESSEEVNGYLGMRAYTTRCESGLEVVGADTDDRVTQRLAERAFLADWRRTLAALDRHYRLTVIDPAAALAARLLPYADQLVLVAPASEDASEAVAMTYEWLDGHGCSDLRRRAVMVINGVSRRSLPDVEQAEAVASGRCRAIVRVPWEDELAPGRPGPVDVNHLRMGGRRAYVALAGVIVSGLAAVQAKQEVAR; encoded by the coding sequence GTGGATCTGCCCACGTATACCAATATCTGGCGTATTGAGAAGCGGCTGTACAAGCTGTACGACCTACGGCTGCCGATGCCGCTTCCGGTCGTCTGGATCGGTGTGTTCGTGGGTGTCTCCGTGCCGTGGTGGGTCTTCCTCTACCTGATCGGACTGCCGTTCGAGGCTCCCTGGCACGTCATCTACCTCGTTCCGCCGGGTGTGCTCACCTGGTTGTCCACCCGCCCTGTCATCGAGAGCAAGCGCCTCACCGAGCTGCTCCAGTCGCAGCTCCGCTACATGAGCGAGCCCCGCACGTGGTGCCGTATGGCCCCGTTCGACGAGCCGGATGAGGTCACGCTGACGGCGCGTGTCTGGCGGACCACGCCGCCGGTCGCGGCGCCGCAGGCCAGGGCGGAACGCAAGGCGCGCCGCGCGGTCTCGGTCAAGGTGCCCGTTCCGAAGGTCTCCAGGAGCGGCGCGCGGCCGGCCTCGCGGGCCGCCGCGCGAGCAGGCGCGCATCAGGTGGATCCGTCACGTGTCGTACGCCCGGCCGTGGCGGCCGCCGCTGCCGCCGCCGCCCCGGTCGCCGACGCGCCTCCCGCACCTCTGTCCCGAAGCGGTGCCGCCTCCCGGGCGGGCGCCACCGGCGAGCGCGTCGTCTACCTCACGCAGCCGCCCGCGCCGCCCGCGCCGTCCGCGTCGCCTGTGTCCTCCGCGCCGCCCCTGCCGTCTGCGTCACCTGCGCCGCCCCTGCCGGCCGCGTCGTCTGTGTCGTCAGTGCCCCCGCCGCCGCCGCCGTCGCCGACGGAGTTGGAGCGGGAACGCGAGCCCCAGGAGCTTCACGAGAGCCGCGAAGAGAGCCACGAGCCGGGCCCTGTGCATGCCGCCGTGCAGGACCCCATGCAGGACTCTACGCAGGGCACTGTGCAGGGCACTGTGCAGGGCACTGTGCTGGACGCTGTGCAGGGCACTGTGCTGGACGCTGTGCAGGGCACTGTGCTGGACGCTGTGCAGGACTCTGCGCATGGCGCCGTGCAGGACTCTGGGCAGGGCGCTGCGCCGGCACCTGTGGAGCACGCGCCCCTGGCCGCCGCTGAGTCCGCCGCGCCCGCCGAGGCGTCGGAGGCACCCGCTGCTCCGCACGCCGTCCCTCCCATCGGCACCGAGACGCTGCGCCGCCTCCGCAGGCTCGCCGCCTCGGCCGAGCCCCGTCCCCAGCCCGGTCCCGAGCCCGGTCCCCAGCCCCGCCTCGAACAGGCTCCCGAACCCCGGCCCGAGCAGACTCCCGAGCCTCACGCCGTACGGTCGTCCGGTGCGGCGTCCTTCACTGAGCCGGAGCTGGAGCTGGAGCCCGGGCCGTTGCCGGAACCCGAGCCGGAGTCGGCTGCGGTGGAGCGCGCGCACGCCGCTGACGCCGCGGACGCGCCCCGGAGGCCCGCCGAGGACGCGGGTCGGGCACCCATGGCCCGGGAAACCACGGCCCGGGAAACGACGGCGCGGGAAACGACGGCGCGGGAAACGACGGCACAGCACGCCGCCGAGGCACTCGCGCAGCATCGGAAGGGCCGTCCGCCGCGGCTCGTGCGGCCCCGGGTGCCGGTCGGCACGGAGAGCGACGCAGCGGGCGAGCCGGCGGGCGAGGTGCCCGTGGTTCACGCGGCCACAGAAGCGGCATCCCCCGCGTCCATGGCGCCCATTGAGACCCTGGAGCCGGCGGGCGAGGCGCCCGTGGTTCACGCGGCCACGGAGGCGGCGCCCCCAGCCCCCCCGCAGCCGCTAGCGCCTCAGGCACCCCCAGCGCTCCCGGAGCCCCTGGAGCCGGCGGCCGACGTCTCCACTGCTTCCCGACCTGCTTCCCAACCTGAGACGCGGGACACGCCCGCCCGGGAGGCGGCGCACCACACGGGGGCCAGGCCGTACGAGAGCGCTGCGGGCACTGTGGGCACCCCTCGTTCAGCGGGCGCTGCGGGTTCGGCGGGCACGGCGGGAGTGTCGATCCGCGCCGTGCCTGTGGGGCCGCGCGCCGCGGGCCCGGCCGGTCCCGCCCGGCCGTCGCTGCCCACCCCGGGGACGCCCACCCCCGGCAGGCCGGCGCACGAGGAGCCGCCGCGCCTGCGCCGCGTCGAGGCCGTCGTCGGACGTGACACCTCCGGAGGCTGGCGCCGCCTGGCGCAGGTCGTCGTGGGCGGCAGCCGTACGGACGGCATGGAGGTCGACGAGGCCAGGACCCGCATCCCGCTCACCACGAGCAGGCGGATCATGGTGCTCGGCTGCACCGGCGGCGCCGGGCAGACGACCACGGCGTTAATGCTGGGCCACACATTGGCCCGCTATCGCGATGACCGTGTGCTCGCGCTCGACGCGAACACCGGAGAAGACACGCTCACGACGAGGATCGCCGCCGAGTCCCCCGAAACGCTGAGCTCGCTCATCGAGAGCTCGGAAGAGGTGAACGGCTACCTCGGCATGCGGGCGTACACGACGCGCTGTGAATCGGGGCTTGAGGTCGTCGGGGCGGACACCGACGACCGGGTGACGCAGCGCCTGGCCGAACGCGCGTTCCTGGCCGACTGGCGCAGGACGCTCGCCGCGCTCGACCGGCACTACCGGCTTACCGTGATCGACCCCGCGGCCGCGCTGGCGGCCCGGCTCCTGCCGTACGCCGACCAGCTCGTGCTGGTCGCCCCCGCGAGCGAGGACGCCTCCGAGGCGGTGGCGATGACCTACGAGTGGCTCGACGGGCACGGCTGCTCCGACCTGCGGCGACGCGCCGTAATGGTGATCAACGGCGTGAGCCGCCGCAGCCTCCCCGACGTGGAGCAGGCCGAGGCGGTGGCCAGCGGCCGCTGCCGGGCGATCGTCCGGGTGCCCTGGGAGGACGAGCTGGCTCCTGGGCGGCCGGGACCGGTCGACGTCAATCACCTCCGAATGGGCGGCCGCAGGGCGTACGTTGCGCTTGCGGGTGTGATCGTGAGCGGCCTGGCGGCTGTCCAGGCCAAGCAGGAGGTGGCCAGATGA
- a CDS encoding NlpC/P60 family protein produces the protein MTAPPRMTPASTRVVRRLASAGRDWRMIAVALIVIVPATLFGSIILMTPSPSILFGGGAAENCAQAATGEGAADVSQTAQGDIPADYLELYKKFGKQIGVQWNVLAAIGKRETNHGRSTLPGVRSGTNYAGAAGPMQFLISTWGGQPRIKIEPGINGYASDGDGDGYGDVYDPADAILGAAKMLKRNGAPDDLRRAIFVYNRATWYVDQVLEIAKRYAATGEIGLPPDADPACDSGFVDSAPDDVVRKILEYALAQRGKPYRWGGTGPDAFDCSGIIYMAYRNAGLTIPRTTFGQWPFGVKIEAGEEQPGDLVFFNAGPGTSKDNPGHVGMVVSPGKMIEARCTLCGPIKVTTYRDRPNIVGFTRPLENETVIEQLKRAQT, from the coding sequence GTGACCGCTCCGCCGCGCATGACTCCCGCCTCGACGCGCGTCGTACGCAGGCTCGCGTCGGCGGGGCGGGACTGGCGGATGATCGCCGTGGCCCTCATCGTGATCGTCCCGGCCACGTTGTTCGGCTCGATCATCCTGATGACGCCCAGCCCGTCGATCCTCTTCGGCGGCGGCGCGGCGGAGAACTGCGCGCAGGCGGCCACGGGGGAGGGCGCCGCCGACGTCTCGCAGACCGCCCAGGGCGACATCCCGGCCGACTACCTGGAGCTCTACAAGAAGTTCGGCAAGCAGATCGGTGTGCAGTGGAACGTCCTGGCCGCCATCGGCAAGCGGGAGACGAACCACGGCCGCTCGACGCTGCCGGGGGTGCGCAGCGGCACCAACTACGCGGGGGCCGCGGGGCCGATGCAGTTCCTCATCAGCACCTGGGGCGGCCAGCCGAGGATCAAGATCGAGCCGGGGATCAACGGCTACGCCTCCGACGGCGACGGGGACGGTTACGGCGACGTCTACGACCCGGCGGACGCGATCCTCGGCGCGGCCAAGATGCTCAAGCGCAACGGCGCGCCCGACGACCTCAGAAGGGCGATCTTCGTCTACAACCGGGCCACCTGGTACGTCGACCAGGTGCTGGAGATCGCCAAGCGCTACGCGGCGACCGGGGAGATCGGCCTGCCGCCCGACGCCGACCCGGCCTGCGACTCCGGCTTCGTCGACAGCGCCCCCGACGACGTCGTCCGCAAGATCCTCGAGTACGCTCTGGCGCAGCGGGGCAAGCCGTACCGGTGGGGCGGCACGGGCCCGGACGCCTTCGACTGCTCGGGAATCATCTACATGGCCTACCGCAACGCGGGTCTGACCATTCCCCGCACGACCTTCGGCCAGTGGCCCTTCGGCGTGAAGATCGAGGCGGGCGAGGAGCAGCCCGGCGACCTCGTCTTCTTCAACGCCGGCCCCGGCACCTCTAAGGACAATCCCGGGCATGTCGGGATGGTCGTGTCGCCCGGCAAGATGATCGAGGCGCGGTGCACGCTGTGCGGGCCCATCAAGGTCACGACGTACCGTGACCGGCCCAACATCGTGGGGTTCACCCGGCCGCTGGAGAACGAGACCGTCATCGAGCAGCTCAAGAGGGCCCAGACGTGA
- a CDS encoding type IV secretion system protein, with product MSVRRNGPRGRTREGGRRGRRVRRTLALLLVAFAAFVTLPLVFPTSTASAVGPCDLSPNLAPEIVGGGVDGLVQPPATDDAVAGQNTGQNTGQNTAQAPKEPQTNYERYGMAGQFWHTYDLGCSDVTAVLGNAWANTVFSWAKAVDRLTISTYQAAATEGPLQPIKDVADEIVTNLANAMYWPYLRPIVILGAIWLAWYGLIRKRATTTTEGVIWMVLAVTVAIWFFSRPGDFTSLGKTVTDKTGEIVNSAFSGLPGAGGASCLPMKETAPGEVPSAPTAGGYGRQGTPGVAQNADALWSVLVCKPWLMGEFGTADPNSGLVKGLGAKLLNLQAIDAAEQAADQTPASDSHQQRFEEEIAKPMQSTPAYFLFQGKDWTSRLGIAIGAFIAAMVAGLLIFLVAVSLLVLKVGFLLLLMLGPVFLLIGVHPGSGRIIAMRWVEMLVGTLLRQAVLALVLGVLVYGYALIISTSLPWGMQILFMALLTIAVFFYRRPFQHLFASMDGHTITTRMLGEAATAPTLSRAANALPPVAAARAARWGLRKAEPVMGAVAMATGAGTAAAAATGVAQGRVRGEEGASNVPAQAGARAGAQPAPLDADAQGAGRRKAGVTASRPGTAPPLNLSGVRPAGAVRASMPSGPGKRPAAQAAQAVSAASAASAASAASAASAGSPPQRVTGVSPVPAPSAASATAQPAPSRGRLSGGSSGGSSGGSSGGSGGGGWFGGRSGGGWASRPSSTRSSGGGSGGFFGGGSRGSSGRSSNRSSGGSSGGSSGGIFGGSSRRSDGGRSRPAPRESGSSGGIFGGSSSRPRSAEPPPLWLPSRGESTRRDGDAPTPFWAKPADRDSGD from the coding sequence GTGAGCGTGCGCAGGAACGGTCCCAGGGGTCGCACCCGGGAGGGCGGCAGACGTGGCAGGCGGGTCCGCCGGACCCTGGCCCTGCTTCTCGTCGCCTTCGCGGCGTTCGTGACGCTTCCCCTGGTTTTTCCCACCAGTACGGCGAGCGCGGTCGGGCCCTGTGACCTGTCGCCCAACCTCGCCCCCGAGATCGTCGGCGGCGGCGTCGACGGGCTGGTCCAGCCACCGGCGACCGACGACGCGGTGGCCGGCCAGAACACAGGTCAGAACACCGGCCAGAACACGGCGCAGGCGCCGAAGGAGCCGCAGACCAACTATGAGCGGTACGGCATGGCCGGCCAGTTCTGGCACACCTATGACCTCGGGTGCTCCGACGTCACGGCCGTGCTCGGCAACGCGTGGGCCAACACGGTCTTCTCGTGGGCCAAGGCCGTCGACCGGCTGACGATCAGCACCTACCAGGCGGCGGCGACCGAGGGCCCGCTGCAGCCCATCAAGGACGTCGCCGACGAGATCGTCACCAACCTGGCCAACGCGATGTACTGGCCCTACCTGCGGCCGATCGTCATCCTCGGCGCGATCTGGCTGGCGTGGTACGGCCTGATCCGCAAGCGCGCGACGACGACCACCGAGGGCGTCATCTGGATGGTCCTCGCGGTCACGGTCGCCATCTGGTTCTTCAGCCGTCCGGGTGACTTCACCAGCCTCGGCAAGACCGTCACCGACAAGACCGGCGAGATCGTGAACTCGGCGTTCTCCGGGCTGCCCGGGGCGGGCGGCGCGTCGTGCCTGCCGATGAAGGAGACCGCGCCGGGCGAGGTGCCGAGCGCCCCGACGGCGGGCGGGTACGGCCGCCAGGGCACGCCCGGTGTGGCGCAGAACGCCGACGCGCTGTGGTCGGTCCTGGTCTGCAAGCCGTGGCTGATGGGCGAGTTCGGCACGGCCGACCCCAACTCCGGTCTCGTGAAGGGTCTGGGCGCCAAGCTGCTCAACCTCCAGGCGATCGACGCCGCCGAGCAGGCCGCCGACCAGACGCCGGCCTCCGACTCGCACCAGCAGCGGTTCGAGGAGGAGATCGCCAAGCCGATGCAGAGCACCCCGGCGTACTTCCTGTTCCAGGGCAAGGACTGGACCAGCCGCCTGGGCATCGCGATCGGCGCGTTCATCGCCGCGATGGTCGCCGGTCTGCTGATCTTCCTCGTCGCGGTGTCGCTGCTCGTGCTGAAGGTCGGCTTCCTGCTGCTGCTGATGCTCGGACCGGTCTTCCTGTTGATCGGCGTGCATCCGGGCTCCGGCCGCATCATCGCCATGCGCTGGGTGGAGATGCTGGTCGGCACCCTGCTGCGTCAGGCGGTGCTGGCCCTGGTGCTGGGCGTCCTCGTGTACGGCTACGCGCTGATCATCTCGACCAGCCTGCCCTGGGGCATGCAGATCCTGTTCATGGCGCTGCTGACGATCGCGGTCTTCTTCTACAGACGGCCGTTCCAGCACCTGTTCGCCTCGATGGACGGGCACACGATCACCACCCGGATGCTCGGCGAGGCCGCGACCGCGCCGACCCTCTCGCGGGCGGCCAACGCGCTGCCGCCGGTGGCGGCGGCCCGGGCGGCCCGGTGGGGGCTGCGCAAGGCCGAGCCGGTCATGGGCGCGGTCGCGATGGCGACCGGTGCGGGCACGGCGGCGGCCGCCGCGACGGGCGTGGCGCAGGGCCGCGTGCGCGGCGAGGAGGGCGCAAGCAACGTCCCCGCCCAGGCGGGAGCGCGTGCGGGGGCGCAACCCGCGCCGCTCGACGCCGACGCGCAGGGGGCCGGCCGCCGCAAGGCCGGGGTCACCGCCTCGCGTCCGGGTACGGCCCCGCCGCTCAACCTCTCGGGCGTGCGCCCCGCCGGGGCCGTACGAGCGTCCATGCCGTCGGGCCCGGGCAAGCGCCCCGCGGCACAGGCGGCACAGGCCGTGTCGGCGGCGTCCGCGGCGTCCGCGGCGTCCGCGGCGTCTGCGGCGTCGGCGGGTAGCCCGCCGCAGCGGGTCACCGGCGTGTCCCCCGTGCCCGCGCCGTCTGCCGCGTCAGCCACAGCACAGCCCGCGCCGTCCCGCGGCCGTCTGAGCGGCGGGTCGAGCGGCGGGTCGTCCGGTGGATCGAGCGGCGGATCCGGTGGTGGCGGCTGGTTCGGCGGCAGGTCCGGTGGCGGCTGGGCCTCCCGGCCGTCGTCCACCCGGTCGTCCGGCGGCGGCTCGGGCGGGTTCTTCGGCGGCGGCTCGCGCGGCTCGTCGGGCAGGTCCTCGAACCGGTCGTCCGGTGGTTCGTCGGGTGGTTCGTCCGGTGGGATCTTCGGCGGATCGTCCCGCCGCAGCGACGGCGGCCGGTCCCGGCCCGCCCCGCGCGAGTCGGGTTCGTCCGGCGGCATCTTCGGCGGGTCGTCCAGCCGTCCCCGTTCGGCCGAGCCGCCGCCGCTCTGGCTGCCGAGCAGGGGAGAGAGCACGCGCCGCGACGGCGACGCGCCCACTCCGTTCTGGGCCAAGCCCGCCGACCGCGACTCCGGCGACTGA
- a CDS encoding ATP-binding protein: MSRARSRLAVRYFDDRVLLTDSAAWAYFRLPTVSYEFLTPEEREALATNITIALAAIRMSDAEVHLRIAHRAYPAAEWAMALNSTSDEGPGWREYLEEMYRHVWAKDFWSKEVYLGVRLGPRGAQLGTGVLAQLFGFYQRSEKALGIEDDHVPDKEITRWTEAAERLGRALASSALYARHATSTEIAWLFQHAAAGGLGEPSPSATPRRRWGKGEIEALVEGQIHNGRSLLRIEQPAGDSYTAHLSFARFPDLMPFPDGEPWLHFADQLPFPVEISSRMRLIPPVRASKDVARKLAHARDMDIHIREAGAEAPLALAEQIDAARMLEHGITKERLPFVYGWHRLSVSAPTEEMCVQRVEAVVEHYRDIGIDVVNSTGDQFSLFCEALPGERLRVNAYAQRQPLRTIAGGMATATVELGDRVDESNAGWIGPYVGETLGRARSIVHFDPLVAAARNRPTAIAITGEPGGGKTTLALLLIYQMALRGVTIAVIDPKGDAESLVRLLRDRGRRARVIPLGSASPGLLDPFSFGDDIATKKTMATETLRLLLPRMSEERESAMIQAVAAVSNEPDPSLGKVVDHLEQSTDPASKNLGAVLRSMSEMHLARLCFDASGGEQIDTEGWTTVFTLGGLTLPDVMTARDDYSYEQRLSVALLYLVSQFARRLMNGLDRRTPKAIFLDEAWAITSTPEGAKLVPEVSRMGRSRNTALVLVSQNAGDLLNEQVTNCLSSVFAFRSTERVEVEHVMELLGVDPSEEHKAVLRSLGNGECVFRDLDGRAGRIGVDLISEELLRWLDTNPTHDKPNENVHDLLDGGSGRSGVAQEVRS, from the coding sequence ATGAGCAGGGCGCGCAGTCGCCTCGCGGTGCGTTACTTCGACGACCGGGTTCTTCTCACCGACTCGGCGGCCTGGGCCTACTTCCGGCTGCCGACGGTGAGCTACGAGTTCCTCACCCCCGAGGAGCGCGAGGCGCTGGCCACCAACATCACGATCGCGCTGGCCGCGATCAGGATGTCCGACGCCGAGGTGCACCTGCGCATCGCGCACCGGGCCTACCCGGCGGCGGAGTGGGCGATGGCGCTCAACTCGACCTCCGACGAGGGCCCGGGCTGGCGGGAGTACCTGGAGGAGATGTACCGCCACGTCTGGGCCAAGGACTTCTGGAGCAAGGAGGTCTATCTCGGCGTACGGCTCGGGCCGCGTGGCGCGCAGCTCGGCACCGGCGTGCTGGCCCAGCTCTTCGGCTTCTACCAGCGCAGCGAGAAGGCGCTCGGCATCGAGGACGATCACGTGCCGGACAAGGAGATCACCCGGTGGACCGAGGCCGCCGAGCGGCTCGGCCGGGCCCTGGCCTCCAGCGCGCTCTACGCCCGCCACGCCACCTCGACGGAGATCGCCTGGCTGTTCCAGCACGCGGCGGCGGGCGGCCTCGGCGAGCCGTCCCCTTCGGCCACGCCGCGCCGCAGGTGGGGCAAGGGCGAGATCGAGGCGCTGGTCGAGGGGCAGATCCACAACGGCAGGTCGCTGCTGCGGATCGAGCAGCCGGCCGGAGACTCCTACACCGCGCACCTGTCGTTCGCCCGGTTCCCCGACCTCATGCCGTTCCCCGACGGCGAGCCGTGGCTGCACTTCGCCGACCAGTTGCCGTTCCCCGTGGAGATCTCCAGCCGGATGCGGCTGATCCCCCCGGTCAGGGCGAGCAAGGACGTGGCGCGCAAGCTGGCCCACGCCCGCGACATGGACATCCACATCCGCGAGGCGGGCGCGGAGGCGCCGCTCGCGCTGGCCGAGCAGATCGACGCCGCCCGCATGCTGGAGCACGGCATCACCAAGGAACGCCTGCCGTTCGTGTACGGCTGGCACCGCCTGAGCGTGAGCGCGCCGACCGAGGAGATGTGCGTCCAGCGGGTCGAGGCCGTCGTGGAGCACTACCGCGACATCGGCATCGACGTCGTCAACTCCACCGGCGACCAGTTCTCGCTGTTCTGCGAGGCCCTTCCCGGCGAGCGGCTGCGGGTCAACGCGTACGCCCAGCGGCAGCCGCTGCGCACGATCGCGGGCGGCATGGCCACGGCGACCGTCGAGCTCGGCGACCGGGTGGACGAGTCGAACGCCGGCTGGATCGGGCCGTACGTGGGGGAGACGCTGGGGCGGGCGCGCAGCATCGTGCACTTCGATCCGCTCGTCGCGGCGGCGCGCAACCGCCCGACCGCCATCGCGATCACCGGTGAGCCGGGCGGTGGCAAGACCACGCTCGCGCTGCTGCTGATCTACCAGATGGCGCTGCGCGGCGTCACGATCGCGGTCATCGACCCCAAGGGCGACGCCGAGTCGCTCGTACGGCTGCTGCGCGACCGGGGCCGCAGAGCCAGGGTCATCCCGCTGGGATCGGCCTCGCCGGGCCTGCTCGACCCGTTCTCGTTCGGCGACGACATCGCGACGAAGAAGACGATGGCGACCGAGACCCTGCGGCTGCTGCTGCCGAGGATGTCGGAGGAGCGCGAGTCCGCCATGATCCAGGCGGTCGCCGCGGTCTCCAACGAGCCCGACCCCTCGCTGGGCAAGGTCGTGGATCACCTGGAGCAGTCGACCGACCCGGCGTCGAAGAACCTCGGCGCCGTGCTGCGGTCGATGTCGGAGATGCACCTCGCCCGGCTGTGCTTCGACGCCTCGGGCGGCGAGCAGATCGACACCGAGGGCTGGACGACCGTGTTCACGCTCGGCGGCCTCACGCTGCCCGACGTGATGACGGCCAGGGACGACTACTCCTACGAGCAGCGGCTGTCGGTCGCGCTGCTCTATCTGGTGTCGCAGTTCGCGCGCCGCCTGATGAACGGGCTCGACCGGCGCACGCCGAAGGCGATCTTCCTCGACGAGGCGTGGGCGATCACGTCCACCCCCGAGGGCGCCAAGCTCGTGCCGGAGGTCTCCCGGATGGGCCGCTCGCGCAACACGGCGCTCGTCCTGGTCTCACAGAACGCCGGTGACCTGCTCAACGAGCAGGTGACCAACTGTCTGTCGTCGGTCTTCGCGTTCCGTTCGACGGAACGCGTGGAGGTCGAGCACGTGATGGAGCTCCTGGGCGTCGACCCGTCGGAGGAGCACAAGGCGGTGCTGCGTTCCCTGGGCAACGGGGAGTGCGTCTTCCGGGATCTGGACGGCCGGGCCGGCCGTATCGGGGTGGACCTTATCTCGGAAGAGCTGCTGCGCTGGCTTGACACCAATCCGACACACGACAAACCCAACGAGAACGTGCATGATCTTCTTGACGGGGGCTCCGGTCGGTCGGGGGTCGCGCAGGAGGTGCGATCGTGA
- a CDS encoding conjugal transfer protein: MARRSDVQQDPRIAGDPDPYPLEGFEAASAAHGTVPRRRGWSGGGGRWLVWTGRVILWALIIVIVVNGIRAPLDRLTQDDPAGVAPTGSATSGFPVTQAAAFANQFAAVYLNYDAANPQQRAERLRTFLPEGADEQFGWNGYGRMSAGAFQFTGIDVIDDHNARVTVTYQSGGTRGLLSVPVYYDNGRFVVSAQPALLPAPGPAGLPQLPDPDRDSATEAELRPQLEGFFKAYAAGNQVDLQRYVASGVTVNGFNGEFSLAELKDVVVPPGSSDSRKVTAVVVWAVASGQSAGVASPSQDPAAQPAGLEQAYQLTMEKQGGKWFVRDIQGANRSVG; encoded by the coding sequence ATGGCTCGCAGGTCAGACGTCCAGCAGGATCCGCGGATCGCTGGCGACCCTGACCCGTACCCACTGGAAGGTTTCGAGGCGGCGAGCGCGGCGCACGGCACGGTCCCCCGCCGCAGAGGCTGGAGCGGTGGTGGAGGCCGCTGGCTCGTCTGGACCGGGCGGGTCATCCTCTGGGCGCTGATCATCGTCATCGTGGTCAACGGCATCCGCGCCCCGCTTGATCGGCTGACGCAGGACGACCCGGCCGGCGTGGCCCCCACCGGCTCGGCCACCTCCGGATTCCCGGTGACGCAGGCGGCGGCCTTCGCCAACCAGTTCGCGGCGGTCTACCTCAACTACGACGCGGCCAATCCCCAGCAGCGCGCGGAGCGGCTGAGGACCTTCCTGCCGGAGGGCGCCGACGAGCAGTTCGGCTGGAACGGCTACGGACGCATGTCCGCGGGGGCCTTCCAGTTCACCGGCATCGACGTGATCGACGACCACAACGCCCGAGTGACCGTGACCTACCAGTCGGGGGGCACCCGCGGGCTGCTGTCCGTGCCGGTCTACTACGACAACGGCAGGTTCGTGGTTTCGGCCCAGCCGGCCCTGCTTCCCGCGCCCGGCCCGGCAGGGCTGCCGCAGCTCCCGGACCCCGACCGCGACTCCGCCACCGAGGCCGAACTGCGTCCCCAGCTCGAAGGCTTCTTCAAGGCGTACGCCGCGGGCAACCAGGTCGACCTCCAGCGCTACGTCGCGAGCGGGGTGACCGTGAACGGGTTCAACGGCGAGTTCAGCCTCGCCGAGCTGAAGGACGTGGTGGTCCCGCCGGGCAGTTCCGACAGCAGGAAGGTCACGGCCGTGGTCGTGTGGGCGGTCGCGTCAGGACAGTCGGCGGGGGTGGCGAGCCCGTCGCAGGACCCGGCGGCACAGCCGGCCGGTCTCGAACAGGCCTATCAGCTGACCATGGAAAAGCAGGGCGGCAAGTGGTTCGTCAGGGACATCCAGGGTGCGAACCGGTCCGTGGGGTAG